The DNA window TTGCAGCGTGATGTTGCCCACGGCCCTTGGACTCGACAGGGTTCCTTCAATGGTTAGGTCAACTGCTCCTTGACCACTGATCCAAGCGACCTGATTGGTAAATAGGTTCATCAGCGCTAGACCGTCATCTCGGACATTCACCGCTAATCGTAGGGCATCGCTTTCGGGTGTAATAGTCATGAATGGCAGTGCGTAGGGAATACTGCCGGATACCGAAAGGGGTTCAGGATCCACCCCTGAGCCATCAGCTCCCTTAATTTCGCCTACCAGCATTTCCCCAATGAAGTTTAGTCGGGCATTGTTATAGCTCAGGCGAACTTCGGCTGTATCAATGGGGGTGGCGTTGAGGGTACCGTTGCTGAGGGAGACGGCACCTGTGACCTGAGGCTCCGTAACCGCACCCGTTAGCAAGGCGTTGGCGTTGAGGTCGCCATCCACGAGGATCGGTAGATTAAACAGGTCACGCAAGGGGGCAACGGGCACATTGCTGAGGACAAGCTGGGCGGATTGATCGCTGCCGCCAATGCGTCCCGATAGATTGAAGACTGCATCTCCCGACTCTGCCCGTAGGGGTAAGAGGGTGAGCATATTGTCTCGCAGATCACCGATGGCAACGACCCGTTGAATGTCGTAATCACCCCAGCGCCAGTCTGTGCCTTCGATGTTGAAATCGGCCGTGAAGCCCGTTTCAGCAGAGGCGGTGAATTGGATGCCGCCGGTGAATTGTCCTTCAGCATCACTGGGGCTGGGAAGATTGAGATCGTTGGATTCGTCTATCTCTTGGCGATCGCGTAGGGCATCAAGTTCGGCTAGGCGACGCAGGCGATTGATCAGGGTGTAGGGTCGCACGTCTAGGGCGGTGGGCTGGACGGCGCTGGCAGCACCATAGAGGGGCGGACGCAGCCCACGGGTGAAATCTTGAAAATCAATAATTTTTAGGGCAAATAGCAAATCACTGAGTTCACCAGGTTGGGCGATCACCTGGCCTGATAGTTGCGGCGATCGCCCGGGATTATAGCTAGCTTCCACGCCGTAGTTGCTGCGGGGAAAGGCTAGGTCACCGTTCGTCAACGAGACGCTGCCGTTACCGTAGTACAGTTGCCCCGAAAAGGCTTGGGCATCGATGTAGCCGATGGCGGGGCGCTCCACGGCTACGTCGGCCGTGACGATGGGATTGCTGAGGTTGTTGAGATTGGCTTGAAAGGTGCCGCTGAGAATGCCCTGAATTTCGCCTAGACCTTGGTCGGCAGCCGGAGCTACGTCAAACCAGGCTAGATCGACCTGTCGGATTTCTCCAACTAAGCGATCGCCTTCTTCAATGGCTAGCAAGGAGGCTCCTTGCACATCCACCAGCAGGGCGGTGGGCAGGTATCGCTCATTGAGGGCAAGGGCAATGCGGTCTTGGCTGCCGGAAATATCCAGGGCGACGCCGCTGGTGAGGGTGGCTTGTAGGTTGCCGGTGAGGCTTGGCTCGAAGGTCAGTTGGTTGATGGCCAGGCGATCCACTTGGGTGACGCCGGTCAAGGCTGGGTCGGTGCCGCTGCCGGTCACCTGACCGTTAAAGCTCACTAAGCCGCGCACATCCACCTGGGAAGGGAAGGTCTCAAAACTGGCGGGCAGGGTGGCTAGGTCAAAATTATCCAGGCGTAGGTTCAAATTCAGGGCGGCGATCGCTGCGGCACCCCGTTGGCTGAGATCGGTATCAATCGTGCCGTCAGCATAGAAGCCATCGGCCTCAGCCCGGTTGACAACCAGGCGATCGCCCTCCCAGGCAAAGACCGTGCTTAGGGGGCCGGTGATCAAGGAGACCCCGTCGGAAAGGCGGGCATCTCCGGTAGCGGCAATGCCGGCGGGAGAAAGATCCGCAAGGCTACCGCTGAGGTCGAGGTTGGCATCCAAGACGCCGCGTAGCTGGGGTGAGAAGGGAGCGAGGGGGACTTGATTCACTCCCACATTGGCCTGCCACTCGCGGGTATCAAGAGCGGCAAAGCCGTTGGCGGTGAGGGTGCCATCCAGGGCCTGCACGACGGTGTTGCGCACTTCTACTAGATTGTTGTCTAGGGCAATTTCCCCTTGGGCTGGATAGGTGCCATTGGTGCGCCAGTTGGCGATCGCCTGGATAGAACTCACCGGACTGAGGGGCCCAAAGACTTGGATGTCTGCATCGACTGCGCCAATGGTTACGTCATCTGGCAGGGAGGCTCCATAGAGGATGGCGATCGCGTCGGCGGGAACATTTTGCACCGTGGTGTCGAATACGAAACCGGAGACTTCGCCCAGGGCAATGCTGCCGTTGCCCAGCAGTTGCCCGCCAACCCGGGGCAAGACTTCGAGATTGGCGATCCGCACCTCATTTGGGGTCACCACAAACTCGGTGCCCACGGTGTCTAAGGTCAGGCGATCGACCTGCACGGCCTGCCGATTGCGCACCCGACCCGCCACTTGGGGTTCTGCTAATGGACCGGTGATGGTGGTGGTGACCTGAAAATCGCCTGCCAGCTCCACCTCTGGTGGCGTGATCGCAAAGGTGGTGAATAGGTTATCTAGGGTGAGGCTAGGTAATTCCACGGACAGATCATACCCTTCGGATAAATCCACCTGGCCTTGGGCGATCGCGTCAATCGTGCCGTAACGCACGCTGGTATCTTCCACGGTCACCGTTTGTCCCTG is part of the Candidatus Obscuribacterales bacterium genome and encodes:
- a CDS encoding translocation/assembly module TamB domain-containing protein codes for the protein MSHTPEPDPTLPEPNASPTPPRRRRYLARSVVVLLLLGSGVGLLRARQFVYDDLSPMVSRSLSTLVNRPVDIGEVESFWLTGLRLGPSTMPPTDDNRDRLDIAAVDVRFNPLKVVFDRTLTLDITLVQPQLYLDQTADGAWLPLTFTPAEPGEITVELNRIWIDDGTVTLQPFDWSRLPDALAASSSEILGSRAIAPLPGAQIDQAIAPIVLDAVDGEATFRNENKLIGFNLRGLPDSGGRFRIQGEADLEGERLQLAVQGHQLAIAALGTVVRSPLTFQQGAVDTNLEVALNLSELMDFGLQGSLTFSNLVAAIDGIPDTVPNTLENGNGRLRFQGQTVTVEDTSVRYGTIDAIAQGQVDLSEGYDLSVELPSLTLDNLFTTFAITPPEVELAGDFQVTTTITGPLAEPQVAGRVRNRQAVQVDRLTLDTVGTEFVVTPNEVRIANLEVLPRVGGQLLGNGSIALGEVSGFVFDTTVQNVPADAIAILYGASLPDDVTIGAVDADIQVFGPLSPVSSIQAIANWRTNGTYPAQGEIALDNNLVEVRNTVVQALDGTLTANGFAALDTREWQANVGVNQVPLAPFSPQLRGVLDANLDLSGSLADLSPAGIAATGDARLSDGVSLITGPLSTVFAWEGDRLVVNRAEADGFYADGTIDTDLSQRGAAAIAALNLNLRLDNFDLATLPASFETFPSQVDVRGLVSFNGQVTGSGTDPALTGVTQVDRLAINQLTFEPSLTGNLQATLTSGVALDISGSQDRIALALNERYLPTALLVDVQGASLLAIEEGDRLVGEIRQVDLAWFDVAPAADQGLGEIQGILSGTFQANLNNLSNPIVTADVAVERPAIGYIDAQAFSGQLYYGNGSVSLTNGDLAFPRSNYGVEASYNPGRSPQLSGQVIAQPGELSDLLFALKIIDFQDFTRGLRPPLYGAASAVQPTALDVRPYTLINRLRRLAELDALRDRQEIDESNDLNLPSPSDAEGQFTGGIQFTASAETGFTADFNIEGTDWRWGDYDIQRVVAIGDLRDNMLTLLPLRAESGDAVFNLSGRIGGSDQSAQLVLSNVPVAPLRDLFNLPILVDGDLNANALLTGAVTEPQVTGAVSLSNGTLNATPIDTAEVRLSYNNARLNFIGEMLVGEIKGADGSGVDPEPLSVSGSIPYALPFMTITPESDALRLAVNVRDDGLALMNLFTNQVAWISGQGAVDLTIEGTLSSPRAVGNITLQDAVLTAQNLPAPITDVTGQVDFNFDRIQVQSLTGNFSAGTISAQGVLPIATPLRELVDNLDTEEDPRLQPLTVTLRDIAMNFRGLYNGGVAGDLRIDGTAIAPLVGGDIRLSDGRVFLASGDQPAEPVPEPEEQRQGGFRPPELNNLQITLGNNLQILSEPLINFIATGGLTINGTFDNLLPQGTVQLERGYVNLFTTRFNLTQGTREFPQTAVFTPSQGLMPSLKVRLLAIVPEVTLPPTFRSSSGFSSSEIAESVVTASDFGTVESVRIIATVDGPADRIFDTLELTSDPSRSESQIVALIGGGALSALTEGDETLAIVNLAGSALLGSLQNLIGRALGLSDFRLFPTSTASDNGDASTLGLAAEVGFEVTNDLSVSILQVLTADDPPQLGLRYRLNDEFRIRGSISSSGNPSAVLEYQIRF